One window of Camelus dromedarius isolate mCamDro1 chromosome 18, mCamDro1.pat, whole genome shotgun sequence genomic DNA carries:
- the BFSP1 gene encoding filensin isoform X2 — MYRRSYVFQTRKEQYERAEEAQRSAEPDSLAEGRAAAPSLAALQGLGERVAAHVQRARALEQRHAVLRRQLDAFQRLDDLAGPEDALARHVEGNRQRARDLAAERSRLERQGAEAQRALDEFRSKYENECQCQLLLKDMLERLNKEADEALLRNLRLQIEAQFLQDDISAAKDRFKKNLLEIQTYVTILQQIIQTTPQAATITSGMREERLLTEREAAALQSQLADGREMICLLQTQRAELQAQTAALEQAIKDAHECYDDEIQLYNEQIDTLRREIEEAERSLERSSYDCRQLVVAQQTLRNELDRYHRIIENEGNRLSSAFFETPITLYTTSHGALLSPRHGGKDLARAVQDITAAKPRQKGLPKNVPRKKEIIVKDKADDSLEDAPLTGPEDTKPGREVLKEEGESKPESGGEEASPPSPEGAPEDVPDGGKISKAFEKLGKMVKERVRGPKEPEPPADLDTEGRYVLVSGDANFVDPGFCSLSVPAKGGVMVSKGDGSVPPDSQVEPSPQQPEPPPEGGEGPPQGKEDGQEDGEAPPQKKEDAQPPDQPTADKGEEIKAEGLEGPEEKQDGQKEAEGATEPSPVVTPGPDEPSPPQAQEPQVSRGGFEGHGARSSRLPARSPPRTLAYEKVEVMESIEKISTESIQTYEETAVIVETMIEKTKANKKKLGEKCSSNA; from the exons ATGTACCGGCGCAGCTACGTCTTCCAGACCCGCAAGGAGCAGTATGAGCGCGCCGAGGAGGCGCAGCGCTCCGCCGAGCCGGACAGCCTGGCCGAGGGCCGGGCCGCCGCGCCCAGCCTGGCGGCGCTGCAGGGGCTCGGCGAGCGCGTGGCCGCCCACGTCCAGCGGGCCCGGGCGCTCGAACAGCGCCACGCCGTCCTCCGGCGGCAGCTGGACGCCTTCCAGCGCCTGGACGATCTGGCCGGCCCCGAGGACGCCCTCGCCCGCCACGTCGAGGGCAACCGCCAGCGCGCCCGGGACCTGGCGGCCGAGCGCAGCCGGCTGGAGCGCCAGGGCGCAGAGGCGCAGCGCGCGCTCGACGAGTTCCGCAGCAA GTATGAAAATGAGTGCCAGTGTCAACTGCTGCTGAAAGACATGCTCGAACGGCTTAACAAG GAAGCTGATGAGGCCTTGCTGCGTAACCTGCGCCTTCAGATCGAAGCCCAGTTTCTGCAGGACGATATCAGTGCGGCCAAGGACAGGTTCAAAAAG AACCTTCTGGAGATTCAGACATACGTCACCATCCTGCAGCAGATCATCCAGACCACCCCGCAAGCAGCCACCATAACGAGCGGGATGAGAGAG GAGAGGCTTCTGACAGAACGGGAAGCCGCCGCCCTGCAGAGTCAGCTGGCGGATGGCCGAGAGATGATCTGCCTCCTGCAGACCCAGAGAGCCGAGCTGCAGGCCCAG ACGGCGGCCCTAGAGCAAGCTATTAAAGATGCCCACGAGTGTTACGATGACGAGATTCAGCTCTACAATGAGCAGATCGACACCCTGCGGAGGGAGATCGAGGAGGCGGAGAGGAGCCTGGAGAGGTCTTCCTATGACTGCCGGCAGCTGGTGGTGGCCCAGCAGACCCTGAGGAACGAGCTGGATCGCTATCATCGCATCATTGAGAACGAAGGCAACAG GCTGAGCTCTGCCTTCTTTGAAACGCCCATCACTCTGTACACCACAAGCCATGGAGCCTTGCTCAGCCCTCGACACGGCGGGAAAG atctcgCCAGGGCTGTGCAGGATATAACAGCAGCAAAACCAAGACAAAAAGGCCTCCCCAAGAACGTTCCAAGGAAAAAGGAGATTATAGTGAAAGACAAGGCAGATGACAGTCTGGAAGACGCACCCCTGACAGGCCCAGAAGACACGAAGCCTGGGCGGGAGGTGCTTAAAGAAGAGGGTGAGTCTAAGCCTGAATCAGGGGGTGAAGAAGCAAGTCCCCCCAGCCCGGAAGGGGCTCCAGAGGATGTCCCAGATGGCGGGAAGATAAGCAAAGCCTTTGAAAAACTAGGCAAGATGGTCAAGGAGAGAGTGAGAGGCCCCAAAGAACCCGAGCCCCCCGCTGACCTCGACACCGAAGGGCGGTACGTGCTGGTCTCCGGGGATGCCAATTTCGTGGACCCGGGCTTCTGTTCCCTGTCCGTCCCTGCCAAAGGGGGCGTGATGGTTTCCAAGGGGGACGGCTCTGTGCCTCCCGACAGCCAGGTGGAGCCCTCCCCGCAGCAGCCCGAGCCCCCTCCAGAGGGTGGAGAGGGACCTCCCCAGGGGAAGGAAGATGGTCAGGAGGATGGAGAGGCGCCTCCCCAGAAGAAAGAAGATGCACAGCCACCCGACCAGCCCACCGCAGACAAAGGGGAAGAGATAAAAGCTGAAGGACTCGAGGGCCCCGAGGAGAAACAGGATGGCCAGAAGGAGGCTGAAGGGGCCACGGAGCCCTCTCCCGTGGTCACGCCTGGTCCAGACGAACCATCTCCACCCCAGGCTCAAGAACCTCAGGTCAGTCGGGGTGGGTTCGAGGGGCACGGGGCTCGGAGCAGCCGCCTGCCAGCCAGAAGCCCTCCCAGGACGCTGGCCTACGAGAAGGTGGAAGTGATGGAATCCATCGAGAAGATTTCCACCGAGAGCATTCAGACGTACGAAGAAACTGCGGTAATTGTGGAGACCATGATTGAAAAGACAAAGGCAAACAAGAAGAAACTGGGAGAGAAATGCTCTTCCAACGCCTAG
- the BFSP1 gene encoding filensin isoform X1: protein MLERLNKEADEALLRNLRLQIEAQFLQDDISAAKDRFKKNLLEIQTYVTILQQIIQTTPQAATITSGMREERLLTEREAAALQSQLADGREMICLLQTQRAELQAQTAALEQAIKDAHECYDDEIQLYNEQIDTLRREIEEAERSLERSSYDCRQLVVAQQTLRNELDRYHRIIENEGNRLSSAFFETPITLYTTSHGALLSPRHGGKDLARAVQDITAAKPRQKGLPKNVPRKKEIIVKDKADDSLEDAPLTGPEDTKPGREVLKEEGESKPESGGEEASPPSPEGAPEDVPDGGKISKAFEKLGKMVKERVRGPKEPEPPADLDTEGRYVLVSGDANFVDPGFCSLSVPAKGGVMVSKGDGSVPPDSQVEPSPQQPEPPPEGGEGPPQGKEDGQEDGEAPPQKKEDAQPPDQPTADKGEEIKAEGLEGPEEKQDGQKEAEGATEPSPVVTPGPDEPSPPQAQEPQVSRGGFEGHGARSSRLPARSPPRTLAYEKVEVMESIEKISTESIQTYEETAVIVETMIEKTKANKKKLGEKCSSNA from the exons ATGCTCGAACGGCTTAACAAG GAAGCTGATGAGGCCTTGCTGCGTAACCTGCGCCTTCAGATCGAAGCCCAGTTTCTGCAGGACGATATCAGTGCGGCCAAGGACAGGTTCAAAAAG AACCTTCTGGAGATTCAGACATACGTCACCATCCTGCAGCAGATCATCCAGACCACCCCGCAAGCAGCCACCATAACGAGCGGGATGAGAGAG GAGAGGCTTCTGACAGAACGGGAAGCCGCCGCCCTGCAGAGTCAGCTGGCGGATGGCCGAGAGATGATCTGCCTCCTGCAGACCCAGAGAGCCGAGCTGCAGGCCCAG ACGGCGGCCCTAGAGCAAGCTATTAAAGATGCCCACGAGTGTTACGATGACGAGATTCAGCTCTACAATGAGCAGATCGACACCCTGCGGAGGGAGATCGAGGAGGCGGAGAGGAGCCTGGAGAGGTCTTCCTATGACTGCCGGCAGCTGGTGGTGGCCCAGCAGACCCTGAGGAACGAGCTGGATCGCTATCATCGCATCATTGAGAACGAAGGCAACAG GCTGAGCTCTGCCTTCTTTGAAACGCCCATCACTCTGTACACCACAAGCCATGGAGCCTTGCTCAGCCCTCGACACGGCGGGAAAG atctcgCCAGGGCTGTGCAGGATATAACAGCAGCAAAACCAAGACAAAAAGGCCTCCCCAAGAACGTTCCAAGGAAAAAGGAGATTATAGTGAAAGACAAGGCAGATGACAGTCTGGAAGACGCACCCCTGACAGGCCCAGAAGACACGAAGCCTGGGCGGGAGGTGCTTAAAGAAGAGGGTGAGTCTAAGCCTGAATCAGGGGGTGAAGAAGCAAGTCCCCCCAGCCCGGAAGGGGCTCCAGAGGATGTCCCAGATGGCGGGAAGATAAGCAAAGCCTTTGAAAAACTAGGCAAGATGGTCAAGGAGAGAGTGAGAGGCCCCAAAGAACCCGAGCCCCCCGCTGACCTCGACACCGAAGGGCGGTACGTGCTGGTCTCCGGGGATGCCAATTTCGTGGACCCGGGCTTCTGTTCCCTGTCCGTCCCTGCCAAAGGGGGCGTGATGGTTTCCAAGGGGGACGGCTCTGTGCCTCCCGACAGCCAGGTGGAGCCCTCCCCGCAGCAGCCCGAGCCCCCTCCAGAGGGTGGAGAGGGACCTCCCCAGGGGAAGGAAGATGGTCAGGAGGATGGAGAGGCGCCTCCCCAGAAGAAAGAAGATGCACAGCCACCCGACCAGCCCACCGCAGACAAAGGGGAAGAGATAAAAGCTGAAGGACTCGAGGGCCCCGAGGAGAAACAGGATGGCCAGAAGGAGGCTGAAGGGGCCACGGAGCCCTCTCCCGTGGTCACGCCTGGTCCAGACGAACCATCTCCACCCCAGGCTCAAGAACCTCAGGTCAGTCGGGGTGGGTTCGAGGGGCACGGGGCTCGGAGCAGCCGCCTGCCAGCCAGAAGCCCTCCCAGGACGCTGGCCTACGAGAAGGTGGAAGTGATGGAATCCATCGAGAAGATTTCCACCGAGAGCATTCAGACGTACGAAGAAACTGCGGTAATTGTGGAGACCATGATTGAAAAGACAAAGGCAAACAAGAAGAAACTGGGAGAGAAATGCTCTTCCAACGCCTAG